From a single Rhizobium lusitanum genomic region:
- a CDS encoding GlxA family transcriptional regulator codes for MSKIPTKTRSLVFFLVPHFTMLPFSAAVETLRIANRMLGYPAYSWRLASTDGQKVYSSSGIGLEVNSALADERRYLGGENRPNMVLVCSGIYVEEFNNKSVNAWLRETYNRGVAVGSLCTGAHVLAQAGLLNGKRCAIHWENLPGFSETFPQAEVYADLYEVDSNLYTCAGGTASLDMMLNLIGQDFGENLVNRVCEQQLTDRVRSPHDRQRLPLRARLGVQNAKVLSIIELMESNLAEPLSLLEIADDAGLSRRQIERLFRQEMGRSPARYYLEIRLDRARHLLVQSSMPVVEVAVACGFVSASHFSKCYRELYNRSPQQERAERKLTMSNNRTGVVI; via the coding sequence ATGAGCAAGATTCCGACTAAGACGCGTTCGCTGGTTTTCTTTCTCGTTCCCCATTTTACCATGCTGCCGTTTTCCGCAGCGGTTGAAACGCTACGGATCGCCAACCGCATGCTGGGCTACCCCGCCTACTCCTGGCGGCTTGCCTCGACCGATGGTCAGAAGGTCTATTCCTCCAGCGGCATCGGCCTCGAGGTCAATTCGGCGCTGGCCGATGAACGACGCTATCTCGGCGGCGAGAACCGGCCGAACATGGTGCTCGTCTGTTCGGGCATCTATGTCGAGGAATTCAACAACAAGTCGGTCAATGCCTGGCTGCGTGAGACCTACAATCGCGGCGTCGCCGTCGGAAGCCTCTGTACGGGGGCGCATGTGCTCGCCCAGGCAGGTCTCCTGAACGGCAAGCGCTGCGCCATCCACTGGGAAAATCTGCCCGGCTTTTCCGAGACCTTCCCGCAGGCCGAAGTCTATGCCGACCTCTACGAGGTCGACAGTAATCTCTACACTTGCGCCGGTGGCACGGCGTCGCTCGACATGATGCTGAACCTGATCGGCCAGGATTTTGGCGAGAACCTCGTTAATCGCGTCTGCGAGCAGCAACTGACCGACCGCGTCCGCAGCCCGCACGACCGCCAGCGCCTGCCGCTGCGCGCCCGCCTTGGCGTCCAGAACGCCAAGGTGCTGTCGATCATCGAACTGATGGAAAGCAATCTTGCCGAGCCGCTGTCGCTGCTGGAGATCGCCGACGATGCCGGGTTGTCGCGCCGCCAGATCGAACGCCTGTTCCGCCAGGAGATGGGCCGTTCGCCGGCTCGCTACTATCTCGAAATCCGCCTCGACCGCGCCCGCCACCTGCTGGTGCAGTCCTCCATGCCTGTGGTGGAAGTGGCGGTCGCCTGCGGCTTCGTTTCCGCCTCGCACTTCTCCAAGTGTTATCGCGAACTCTACAATCGCTCGCCGCAGCAAGAGCGCGCCGAACGCAAGCTCACCATGTCGAACAATCGCACCGGCGTTGTTATCTGA
- a CDS encoding diguanylate cyclase, protein MVFGVDFLSDGHGHRRGSQKILLVEDSRMFSAVLRHRFQTELGLSVTHCASLKQLNDVLEVGGSGFTMAVIDLNLPDSPDGAALDVAIAHQIPSIVFTASFDVAMRSRIMERRIVDYVLKDNEFALDNLVSSVRRAISNRSTRVLVVDDMPSARRVLVEILEAQQFRVVEAGSGVEALAALEDYSDIEMVLTDYHMPDMNGQELTRRIRHRFGSDRMRVIGVSSSNDRLLSAAFLKAGANDFIYRPFVEEELQCRIALNVETLLQLKQLRVLAASDYLTGLYNRRYFYDQGPRIVNECLRRQRPSSVAILDIDHFKKLNDTYGHEIGDQVLKAVADRLRSLFEGSDSLLSRLGGEEFAILFTETDSRAATAICDDVRVSLSNLKVNADDEELSVTVSIGVAEIAGYEAFENYLNAADQFLYMAKHNGRNQVYSDFKMTKEAAE, encoded by the coding sequence ATGGTGTTCGGCGTGGATTTCCTCAGTGATGGCCATGGTCATCGCCGTGGCAGCCAGAAGATACTTCTGGTGGAAGATTCGCGCATGTTCTCCGCCGTTCTCCGCCACCGCTTCCAGACCGAACTTGGACTTAGCGTCACCCATTGTGCTTCGCTGAAGCAACTGAACGACGTGCTGGAGGTCGGCGGGTCTGGTTTCACGATGGCGGTCATCGACCTCAACCTGCCGGATTCTCCGGATGGCGCGGCGCTGGATGTTGCCATTGCCCACCAAATACCCTCCATCGTCTTCACAGCATCTTTCGACGTGGCGATGCGCAGCCGTATCATGGAGCGGCGTATTGTCGACTACGTCCTGAAGGACAATGAATTCGCCCTCGACAATCTCGTTTCTTCCGTCAGGCGCGCCATCTCCAACCGCAGCACGCGCGTGCTGGTGGTGGATGATATGCCGTCGGCACGGCGCGTACTGGTCGAGATTCTGGAGGCGCAGCAGTTCAGGGTCGTTGAAGCCGGATCCGGCGTCGAAGCCCTGGCGGCGCTCGAGGACTATAGCGACATCGAAATGGTACTCACCGACTATCATATGCCCGACATGAATGGTCAGGAGCTGACGCGGCGCATTCGCCATCGCTTCGGCTCGGATCGGATGCGCGTCATCGGCGTCTCCTCTTCGAATGATCGCCTGCTTTCAGCGGCCTTCCTCAAGGCTGGCGCGAACGACTTCATCTACCGCCCCTTCGTGGAGGAGGAGCTGCAGTGCCGCATTGCGCTTAATGTCGAGACACTGTTGCAGCTCAAGCAGTTGCGCGTTTTGGCGGCGAGCGACTATCTGACCGGGCTCTACAACAGGCGGTATTTTTACGATCAGGGTCCGAGGATCGTGAACGAGTGCCTGCGCCGTCAGCGGCCGAGTTCGGTTGCGATCCTCGATATCGACCATTTCAAGAAACTGAATGACACCTACGGTCACGAAATCGGTGATCAGGTGCTGAAGGCGGTCGCCGACCGGCTCAGATCCCTGTTCGAAGGCAGCGATAGCTTGTTGTCCCGGCTCGGTGGCGAAGAGTTTGCCATTCTCTTCACGGAGACGGATTCACGCGCAGCCACCGCCATTTGCGACGATGTGCGCGTCAGTCTCTCGAACCTGAAGGTCAATGCGGATGACGAGGAATTGTCGGTGACCGTGTCGATCGGCGTGGCCGAGATCGCTGGCTACGAGGCATTCGAGAATTATCTGAACGCCGCCGACCAGTTTCTTTACATGGCCAAGCACAATGGCCGCAATCAAGTCTATTCCGACTTCAAGATGACGAAAGAAGCGGCCGAATAG
- a CDS encoding response regulator produces MSFLGISGMQYSGGSLSGARILLAEDSNVFTSMISTKLKELLDIDIEICRNFEELQLAYDKSSEPIRLAISNINLPGAEKGEALEYLIDLSIPTIAFTGTFLAGMRDALIAKDVVDYILKDNVFAVDLLVESICRFLTNHRHHVLIVDDSATARALLSSRLKRYNFRVSVAENGAKALEILKANRDIGLMVTDYNMPDIDGFELTRRIRASIGSHELRIIGVSSSTNRLLSARFLKAGGNDFMLRPFIDEEFYCRVNQNLDTLLQIQSVRQVKMSA; encoded by the coding sequence ATGTCATTTTTGGGTATTTCCGGAATGCAATATTCCGGCGGGTCGCTTTCCGGGGCACGCATTCTCCTTGCCGAGGATTCTAATGTCTTTACGTCGATGATCAGCACGAAGCTGAAAGAGCTCCTCGACATCGACATCGAAATTTGCCGGAACTTCGAAGAGTTGCAGCTTGCCTACGACAAGTCGTCGGAGCCGATCCGGCTGGCGATCTCCAACATCAATCTGCCCGGCGCGGAAAAGGGTGAGGCGCTCGAATATCTCATCGATCTCAGCATCCCGACGATCGCCTTTACCGGCACTTTCCTTGCAGGCATGCGCGACGCGCTGATCGCCAAGGATGTTGTCGACTATATTCTCAAGGACAATGTCTTTGCCGTCGATCTTCTGGTGGAATCGATCTGCCGTTTTCTCACCAATCATCGCCATCATGTGCTGATCGTCGATGATAGCGCCACGGCGCGGGCTTTGCTGTCCAGCCGCCTGAAACGCTATAATTTCCGCGTAAGCGTGGCGGAGAACGGCGCCAAGGCGCTGGAAATCCTCAAGGCCAACCGCGACATCGGCTTGATGGTCACCGACTACAACATGCCGGATATCGACGGCTTCGAGCTGACGCGCCGCATCCGCGCGAGCATCGGTTCGCATGAGCTGCGTATCATCGGCGTCTCGTCTTCCACCAATCGGCTCTTGTCGGCGCGGTTCCTCAAGGCCGGTGGCAACGATTTCATGCTGCGGCCATTTATCGACGAGGAATTCTACTGCCGCGTCAATCAGAATCTCGACACGCTGCTGCAGATCCAGTCGGTGCGGCAGGTGAAAATGAGTGCCTGA